The Anabrus simplex isolate iqAnaSimp1 chromosome 1, ASM4041472v1, whole genome shotgun sequence genome window below encodes:
- the LOC136866492 gene encoding arginine-hydroxylase NDUFAF5, mitochondrial, which produces MRFLSSLITMKPCTSILFRLFHRNPAVRCNCRASHWSVSRSRLCDDSLCPFGCKLDTLPMKIRTYYNLNSFRRLSSSPGFFQVKSTVDATVNIFDRQAKLLQKERAARCPEVKVYDYLKEEVGFRLADRVFDIKRKFKCAVDLGCGRGYVSKHISSDSVEQLILCDTSPTWLEQAISPDGVEIQRRIVDEEHLPFEPGTIDLVISSLSLHWVNDLPGTFAQILTCLKNDGVFMASVFGGDTLFELRSSLQLAELERHGGIAPHISPFTEIRDIGSLLTRAGFTMLTVDTDEIVVNYPSMFELMWDLKGMGESNAAWNRRLHLGRDTMFAAASIYQHLYGKTDDKGRISVPATFQIIYMLGWKPDASQPKPLPRGSGEVSLKDLYRLDEIVAEAKKLKIDEDTKK; this is translated from the coding sequence ATGAGATTTTTGTCTAGTTTAATTACAATGAAGCCGTGTACATCGATTTTGTTTAGATTATTTCACAGGAATCCTGCCGTGAGATGTAATTGTAGGGCAAGTCACTGGTCAGTTTCTCGATCTAGGTTATGTGATGACAGTCTATGCCCCTTTGGTTGTAAATTGGACACACTTCCGATGAAAATCAGAACGTATTATAATTTAAATTCATTCCGAAGGTTATCTTCCTCTCCTGGATTTTTCCAAGTAAAGTCGACTGTTGATGCAACTGTAAATATATTTGATCGTCAAGCCAAATTGTTGCAGAAAGAGAGAGCGGCACGTTGCCCAGAAGTTAAGGTGTATGATTATCTGAAGGAAGAAGTTGGTTTTAGATTAGCAGATAGAGTGTTTGACATCAAgagaaaattcaaatgtgctgTTGACCTTGGTTGTGGTCGTGGCTATGTTTCGAAACACATTTCTTCTGATTCTGTTGAACAGCTTATTCTTTGTGACACTAGCCCAACTTGGTTGGAACAAGCTATTTCACCGGATGGTGTAGAAATTCAGCGAAGAATTGTAGATGAAGAACATCTTCCCTTTGAGCCAGGTACAATAGATCTTGTCATTAGTAGTTTGAGCTTGCATTGGGTTAATGACTTGCCTGGAACATTTGCCCAAATTCTGACGTGCCTTAAGAATGATGGTGTTTTCATGGCATCAGTGTTTGGTGGTGACACATTATTTGAACTGCGTTCATCTTTGCAGCTTGCTGAATTGGAACGTCATGGAGGAATAGCACCTCACATATCACCATTTACTGAAATCAGAGACATAGGAAGCCTTTTAACTCGAGCTGGTTTTACAATGTTAACTGTGGATACTGATGAAATTGTAGTAAATTATCCTTCAATGTTTGAATTGATGTGGGATTTAAAAGGAATGGGCGAGAGTAATGCAGCATGGAACAGAAGACTGCATCTGGGACGAGACACAATGTTCGCTGCAGCTTCTATTTATCAGCATCTGTATGGaaaaactgatgataaaggaagaaTTTCAGTTCCTGCAACATTTCAGATCATTTATATGTTAGGATGGAAACCAGATGCTTCTCAGCCTAAACCCCTTCCAAGAGGATCAGGTGAAGTTTCCCTCAAAGATTTATATAGGCTTGATGAAATTGTTGCTGAAGCAAAGAAGTTGAAGATAGATGAAGACACTAAGAAATGA